The following are encoded in a window of Sinomonas cyclohexanicum genomic DNA:
- a CDS encoding glycosyltransferase family 2 protein: MDSLTHPVTVRPLPTAAPPPSRAERVSVVIPCFNYADYLADAVASVLTQEGADLEVIIVDDASTDSSRAVADRLATANAGITVLAHGSNRGPVATFNDGLDASTGDYVIRLDADDLLTPGSVARALALFRAFPSVGMVYGHPVHFSGARPPRHRDRPQSWHVWPGTEWLAGRCASATNVITSPEVMMRTSALESAGRWQRPLRHTHDFELWLRLAAVSDVGHLGRADQAWHRVHARSLSASVEPLEDLSERWAAFTALFGADGPDIEDAPALAHRARMALAREAVTLASREFDRRRGNLTAAAGFRRMAISLVPDPRAIPGWSGLVRRMRRGPASASLLAIAPRVSRRLKARLRGAEWRYRGVN; encoded by the coding sequence ATGGACAGCCTGACGCATCCGGTCACGGTGCGGCCCCTCCCCACCGCGGCACCGCCACCGTCCCGCGCTGAGCGCGTCTCCGTGGTCATCCCGTGCTTCAACTATGCGGACTACCTGGCCGACGCGGTCGCGAGCGTCCTCACGCAGGAAGGCGCAGACCTCGAGGTCATCATCGTCGACGACGCCTCCACCGACTCGAGCCGTGCCGTGGCGGACAGACTCGCGACGGCGAACGCGGGAATCACGGTCCTCGCACACGGGTCCAACCGGGGCCCTGTGGCGACCTTCAATGACGGGTTGGACGCCTCAACGGGGGACTATGTGATCCGCCTTGACGCGGACGACCTCCTGACCCCCGGGTCGGTGGCCCGCGCCCTCGCCCTGTTCCGGGCCTTCCCGTCCGTGGGGATGGTCTACGGCCATCCGGTGCACTTCTCTGGCGCTCGGCCGCCACGCCACCGCGACCGTCCCCAGTCGTGGCACGTGTGGCCCGGCACCGAATGGCTCGCGGGACGGTGCGCGTCTGCCACCAACGTCATCACCTCTCCCGAGGTGATGATGCGCACCTCCGCGCTCGAGTCCGCGGGACGGTGGCAGCGCCCCCTCCGCCACACCCACGATTTCGAGCTGTGGCTCCGTCTCGCCGCGGTGAGCGACGTCGGCCATCTAGGACGGGCAGACCAGGCGTGGCACCGGGTCCACGCGAGAAGCCTCTCCGCCTCCGTGGAGCCACTCGAGGACCTCAGCGAACGGTGGGCTGCCTTCACCGCGCTCTTCGGTGCCGACGGCCCCGACATCGAGGACGCCCCGGCGCTCGCGCACCGCGCCAGGATGGCGCTTGCCCGCGAGGCCGTGACCTTGGCCAGCCGCGAATTCGACCGCCGTCGGGGGAATCTGACTGCCGCTGCTGGATTCCGCAGGATGGCGATCTCGCTCGTCCCCGACCCGCGGGCCATACCCGGCTGGAGCGGGCTCGTGCGCAGGATGCGGAGAGGACCGGCGTCGGCCTCCCTCCTTGCCATCGCTCCACGGGTCTCCCGGCGACTGAAGGCACGACTCCGTGGCGCCGAATGGCGCTACCGGGGGGTGAACTAG
- a CDS encoding DUF4082 domain-containing protein — protein sequence MAQSAAMRPTHRAARTPLWHAARRAVSLAVPALLVTAVLVGIPPVTTAAPAQAAVNPCSPVVSAVACENTQAGDPQSDWMISGVGDATIQGYATQMSVNVGETVQFKVNTTAKAYHFDVLRLGYYQGNGARKVAGNLLPSATLPQTQPACQTFSDTGLIDCGNWAVSASWTVPSTAVSGVYLAHLVRNDTGGSSWITFVVRNDASKSSILFQTSDETWQAYNSYGGNSLYQCTVACPPGNPAAYKGAFKVSYNRPFHTALDDSGHSWITSAEIPMIRFMEANGYDMSYQAGLDTATRGSLLLNHQVFVTSGHDEYVSFDQRATIESARDKGVSIAMFTGNELFWRTRWEASQAGPSTAGRTLVCYKDTHFNSPTDPVTWTGTYADPRFGTSGGAGNPQNALTGQFFNVNSGTTDITVPAQFAKLRLWRNTAVAGLTGSQTATLGAGLGTLGYEWDIDADNGFRPAGLFDLSSTVYGSAQVFTDYGSNTVNNQTATHSLTEYRAASGALVFGAGTVQWSWGLDGFTTGKGPDPTMQQATVNLFADMGAQPATLLAGLVATTASGDSTPPSSAITSPSAGTALGDGTAVTVKGTASDAGGGVVAGVEVSTDGGTTWHPASGTTAWTYSWIAHGNPSTTIRSRAVDDSGNLEAPGPGVSVSTSCPCSLFGTAAKPAAADAGDPSAVEVGAQFYSDVAGTVTGVRFYKAGTNTGTHLGNLWTASGTKLASVTFTGETASGWQAATFSQPVSVSAGTRYVISYYAPKGHYAQTTGYFYNNPSPPPAGSGSVDAPPLHFTRSVPGSPNGFYAYSSSSTFPNQIYDAEYYWVDPVFSPGANPVPAVTQTTPAPGVTGVAVGIAPSATFNQPVTAGSVTFTLKDATGASVAGSTALSGTPTTATFTPSSALAYSTQYTATVSGATNSTGQTMASPYSWSFTTAAPPPAPAVTTVSPTSGATGIPVSTAPSATFNQAVTAPSVTFTLKDGTGANVTGSTSLSADATTATFTPSSALSYNMTYTATVSGATNSTGQTMSSPYSWSFTTAAAPPAPNVSSANPAPGATGVSVGSPVSATFSQDVSPSSIQFALKDPSGASVTGTVSYSSATTTVTFTPSASLANNTQYTATLSGATNGTGQTMSPYSWSFTTVAAYSCPCSVFPAASTPATANSGDANAVELGMKFRTDTAGQITGVRFYKGSQNTGTHVGNLWSANGTKLATVTFGAESASGWQRAYFSAPVAVSANTTYVVSYFAPNGNYSYTANGFATAQGASPITGLANGTDGANGVYAYGTASSFPTGSYNATNYWVDAVFNPGAAAAPVVVAVSPVQGATGVAQSSTVSATFDQAVDSSSASFTLTPSGGTAVAGTTGNVLATGTYSFTPSSPLSPTTTYTASVSGVKSATGQVMASAYSWSFTTGSSGYACPCSLFGPSSVPATVTVNDSNAVELGMQFTSDAAGSVTALRFYKGAQNTGTHVGHLWTSSGTLLASVTFSGETASGWQTATLSSPVAISANITYVVSYYAPNGFYSANGGYFTTSADAPPLHGLQSTASHLNGLYRYGSSGFPTSSYNAANYWVDLVFSAS from the coding sequence GTGGCCCAGTCAGCAGCGATGCGACCCACCCACCGCGCGGCCCGGACGCCCCTCTGGCACGCTGCGCGCCGGGCCGTCTCCCTTGCCGTGCCGGCCCTGCTCGTGACGGCCGTGCTCGTCGGGATCCCGCCCGTGACCACGGCGGCGCCAGCGCAGGCAGCCGTCAATCCCTGCTCGCCCGTGGTGAGCGCAGTGGCCTGCGAGAACACGCAGGCAGGCGATCCCCAGAGCGACTGGATGATCTCGGGTGTCGGTGACGCCACCATCCAGGGCTACGCGACCCAGATGAGCGTGAACGTGGGCGAGACCGTGCAGTTCAAGGTCAACACGACGGCCAAGGCCTACCACTTCGATGTCCTCCGGCTCGGCTACTACCAGGGCAACGGAGCCCGGAAGGTTGCCGGCAACCTTCTTCCGAGCGCCACCCTGCCGCAGACCCAGCCCGCGTGCCAGACCTTCTCGGACACTGGACTGATCGATTGCGGCAACTGGGCGGTCTCGGCGTCGTGGACCGTTCCCTCAACAGCAGTCTCCGGCGTCTACCTTGCCCACCTCGTACGCAATGACACGGGCGGGAGCAGCTGGATCACGTTTGTCGTCCGCAACGACGCGTCGAAGAGCTCCATCCTGTTCCAGACCTCGGACGAGACATGGCAGGCCTACAACTCGTACGGCGGCAACAGCCTCTACCAGTGCACCGTGGCCTGCCCGCCCGGGAATCCCGCGGCGTACAAGGGCGCCTTCAAGGTCTCCTACAACCGACCGTTCCACACGGCACTCGATGACAGCGGCCACTCATGGATCACCTCCGCCGAGATCCCGATGATCCGGTTCATGGAGGCCAACGGCTACGACATGAGCTACCAGGCTGGACTCGACACGGCGACGCGAGGCTCGCTCCTGCTCAACCATCAGGTGTTCGTGACCTCCGGGCACGACGAGTACGTCTCGTTCGACCAGCGCGCCACCATCGAGTCGGCGCGGGACAAGGGCGTGAGCATCGCGATGTTCACCGGCAATGAGCTCTTCTGGCGTACTCGGTGGGAGGCGAGCCAGGCTGGCCCGAGCACCGCGGGCCGCACCCTCGTCTGCTACAAGGACACACACTTCAATTCCCCCACCGACCCCGTGACGTGGACCGGAACGTACGCCGACCCGCGATTCGGCACCAGCGGCGGTGCCGGGAACCCGCAGAACGCGCTGACCGGACAGTTCTTCAACGTGAACTCGGGCACGACCGACATCACGGTGCCTGCACAGTTCGCCAAGCTCAGGCTCTGGCGCAACACCGCCGTCGCGGGCCTGACAGGATCGCAGACCGCCACGCTCGGTGCCGGGCTCGGGACCCTCGGCTACGAATGGGACATTGACGCCGACAACGGCTTCCGGCCAGCCGGCCTCTTCGACCTCTCCTCGACCGTGTACGGCTCGGCCCAGGTCTTCACTGACTACGGGAGCAACACGGTCAACAACCAGACGGCCACCCACAGCCTCACCGAGTACCGAGCTGCGAGCGGCGCCCTCGTCTTCGGCGCGGGAACCGTCCAATGGTCGTGGGGCCTCGACGGATTCACGACCGGCAAGGGCCCCGACCCCACAATGCAGCAGGCCACCGTCAATCTGTTCGCGGACATGGGAGCCCAGCCCGCGACGCTCCTCGCCGGGCTGGTGGCGACCACTGCCTCGGGCGACTCGACGCCGCCGTCGTCCGCCATCACGTCACCCTCCGCCGGGACCGCGCTCGGTGACGGCACCGCCGTCACCGTGAAGGGGACGGCGAGCGATGCCGGCGGAGGGGTCGTGGCAGGCGTCGAGGTCTCGACCGACGGCGGCACCACGTGGCATCCGGCATCGGGAACCACCGCCTGGACGTACTCGTGGATTGCGCACGGCAACCCCTCGACCACCATCCGGAGCCGCGCCGTGGACGATTCCGGGAACCTTGAGGCCCCCGGTCCTGGCGTGTCCGTGTCCACGTCCTGCCCGTGTTCGCTGTTCGGAACCGCAGCCAAGCCGGCCGCCGCCGACGCCGGCGACCCGAGCGCGGTCGAGGTGGGAGCCCAGTTCTACTCCGATGTCGCCGGGACCGTGACCGGGGTGCGCTTCTACAAGGCCGGCACCAACACGGGCACGCACCTGGGCAACCTCTGGACCGCCTCCGGCACGAAGCTCGCAAGCGTGACCTTCACGGGCGAGACGGCCTCGGGATGGCAGGCGGCCACGTTCTCCCAGCCGGTCTCCGTCTCGGCTGGGACCAGGTACGTCATCTCGTACTATGCGCCGAAGGGCCACTACGCTCAGACCACCGGGTACTTCTACAACAACCCCTCTCCACCACCCGCCGGGAGCGGTTCCGTCGACGCGCCCCCGCTCCACTTCACGAGGAGCGTGCCCGGCAGCCCCAACGGGTTCTACGCCTACAGCTCGTCCTCGACCTTCCCGAACCAGATCTACGACGCGGAGTACTACTGGGTCGATCCGGTGTTCTCACCCGGCGCCAACCCCGTCCCCGCCGTCACCCAGACCACCCCGGCACCCGGCGTCACCGGAGTGGCCGTCGGGATCGCGCCGTCCGCCACGTTCAACCAGCCAGTCACGGCCGGGTCAGTGACGTTCACCCTCAAGGACGCAACGGGCGCGTCCGTAGCCGGGAGCACGGCCCTCAGCGGTACGCCGACCACGGCAACGTTCACACCGTCGAGCGCACTCGCGTACAGCACGCAGTACACGGCGACCGTGAGCGGTGCGACCAACTCGACCGGGCAGACGATGGCCAGCCCGTACTCGTGGAGCTTCACGACGGCGGCACCCCCGCCCGCCCCCGCCGTCACCACGGTCTCGCCCACCTCGGGGGCGACCGGCATCCCGGTGTCTACGGCGCCGAGTGCGACCTTCAATCAGGCGGTCACGGCTCCGTCCGTGACGTTCACCCTCAAAGACGGCACCGGCGCGAACGTCACGGGCTCGACGAGCCTGAGCGCGGACGCGACCACCGCAACCTTCACGCCTTCCTCGGCCCTGTCCTACAACATGACCTACACGGCCACCGTCAGCGGAGCGACGAATTCCACGGGCCAGACCATGTCGAGCCCCTACTCATGGAGCTTCACGACGGCGGCCGCTCCCCCGGCGCCGAATGTCAGCTCGGCCAATCCCGCTCCCGGCGCAACCGGGGTCTCCGTTGGCTCGCCGGTGAGCGCCACCTTCAGCCAGGACGTCTCCCCCTCGTCGATCCAGTTCGCCCTGAAGGATCCCTCGGGGGCGAGCGTGACGGGCACGGTGTCCTATTCGAGTGCGACGACGACCGTCACGTTCACACCGTCGGCCTCGCTCGCGAACAACACGCAGTACACCGCCACGCTGTCGGGCGCGACCAACGGGACCGGGCAGACCATGTCGCCATACTCCTGGAGCTTCACGACCGTTGCGGCGTACAGCTGCCCCTGCAGCGTGTTCCCGGCGGCTTCGACGCCCGCTACCGCGAACTCCGGCGATGCCAACGCCGTGGAGCTGGGCATGAAGTTCCGCACGGACACGGCCGGGCAGATCACCGGGGTGCGCTTCTACAAGGGCAGCCAGAACACGGGGACCCATGTCGGGAACCTGTGGTCCGCGAACGGTACCAAGCTTGCGACCGTGACGTTCGGAGCCGAGTCGGCCTCCGGGTGGCAGCGCGCATACTTCTCTGCCCCCGTGGCCGTGTCCGCCAACACCACCTATGTCGTCTCCTACTTCGCACCCAACGGCAACTACTCGTACACGGCGAACGGGTTCGCCACCGCGCAGGGCGCCTCGCCGATCACGGGCCTTGCGAACGGCACTGACGGCGCGAACGGCGTGTACGCCTATGGCACGGCCTCCAGCTTCCCCACCGGAAGCTACAACGCGACGAACTACTGGGTTGACGCAGTCTTCAACCCCGGTGCAGCCGCGGCTCCCGTCGTGGTGGCAGTCTCCCCCGTGCAGGGCGCAACCGGCGTCGCCCAGTCCTCCACGGTATCCGCCACGTTCGACCAGGCGGTGGACTCCTCGTCGGCCTCGTTCACGCTCACACCCAGCGGCGGCACGGCCGTGGCCGGCACCACCGGCAACGTCTTGGCCACCGGAACGTACTCCTTCACGCCGAGTTCCCCCCTCTCACCCACGACGACGTACACGGCTTCAGTGAGCGGGGTGAAGAGCGCGACAGGGCAGGTCATGGCCTCGGCCTACTCGTGGAGCTTCACGACGGGGAGCAGCGGGTATGCCTGCCCCTGCAGCCTCTTCGGGCCCTCGTCCGTACCCGCAACAGTCACCGTCAACGACTCCAACGCGGTCGAGCTCGGCATGCAGTTCACGTCCGATGCCGCGGGCTCCGTCACGGCACTCCGGTTCTACAAGGGGGCCCAGAACACAGGCACCCACGTGGGGCACCTGTGGACCTCGTCGGGAACGCTCCTCGCGAGTGTGACCTTCTCCGGAGAGACCGCCAGCGGCTGGCAGACTGCCACGCTGTCGAGCCCCGTGGCGATCTCCGCCAACATCACGTATGTCGTCTCGTACTACGCCCCCAACGGCTTCTACTCTGCCAACGGCGGCTACTTCACGACGTCCGCGGACGCGCCGCCGCTGCACGGGCTCCAGAGCACCGCGTCACACCTCAACGGCCTCTACCGATACGGCTCGTCGGGATTCCCCACGAGCAGCTACAACGCAGCCAACTACTGGGTGGACCTCGTGTTCAGCGCGTCATGA
- a CDS encoding glycosyltransferase: MAPRTDPVRARMEGRDIIVLSAANRWKGIPMADQQLAAALGRRFPVLYVEPPESAATRARSGGPTAALRRDPVEVVEPGVIRFTPEGLPGLYRPGIAALNARLSALQVRAMLRRLGARPAACLEGNVMVPVMGRIGERSTAYWAQDDAAGMAPLIGGRAHAYARAERRLADDAHVVIAANPVVAESLTTPWRRPVLIPFGCDAAHFSAASSAGPAPEVHLERPYAVFMGHLGERIDLPLLERFTDDGGRLLLVGPLHPRGDADAFRRFAHRAGVQWVGAVEFGRLPRYLAQAAVGLVPYNRSRFNLGSFPLKALEYLAAGLPVVATPLPAMDWIGGPDVHTADGPELFSTAVRKAMSAGRDEASDERRRAFARNHSWDARALTVLETLGLAAPPHHRNGSEAAP, encoded by the coding sequence ATGGCACCCAGGACGGATCCCGTGCGAGCCCGCATGGAGGGGCGCGACATCATCGTCCTCTCCGCGGCGAACCGCTGGAAGGGCATCCCGATGGCGGACCAGCAGCTCGCGGCAGCGCTCGGCCGTCGGTTCCCAGTACTCTACGTCGAGCCCCCAGAGTCGGCTGCGACCCGCGCGAGGAGCGGGGGTCCCACCGCGGCTCTGCGGCGAGACCCGGTCGAGGTGGTCGAGCCGGGCGTGATCAGGTTCACGCCCGAGGGCCTGCCCGGCCTGTACCGTCCGGGCATCGCTGCGTTGAACGCGCGCCTGTCCGCGCTCCAGGTCCGCGCGATGCTCAGGCGCCTTGGCGCTCGGCCCGCGGCCTGCCTCGAAGGGAATGTGATGGTGCCGGTCATGGGCCGGATCGGCGAGCGCTCCACGGCGTACTGGGCCCAGGACGACGCCGCCGGGATGGCGCCGCTTATCGGAGGCCGGGCACACGCGTACGCGCGGGCCGAAAGGAGGCTGGCTGACGACGCACACGTCGTCATCGCCGCGAACCCCGTCGTCGCGGAGTCGCTCACCACGCCGTGGCGGCGGCCCGTGCTCATTCCCTTCGGCTGCGACGCGGCACACTTCAGCGCCGCCAGCTCGGCGGGCCCCGCACCCGAGGTCCACCTCGAGCGCCCGTACGCGGTGTTCATGGGGCACCTCGGTGAGCGCATCGATCTGCCGCTTCTCGAACGGTTCACCGACGACGGCGGACGCCTCCTCCTCGTGGGGCCCCTCCACCCGCGCGGGGACGCTGACGCCTTCCGCAGGTTCGCGCACCGCGCCGGGGTCCAGTGGGTCGGAGCGGTCGAGTTCGGGCGCCTGCCCCGGTACCTCGCCCAGGCCGCGGTCGGCCTGGTGCCCTACAACCGCTCCAGGTTCAACCTGGGCAGCTTTCCGCTGAAGGCCCTCGAATACCTGGCGGCGGGCCTGCCGGTCGTTGCCACGCCGCTTCCTGCCATGGACTGGATCGGCGGACCGGACGTGCACACCGCGGACGGACCGGAGCTGTTCTCGACGGCAGTGCGCAAGGCCATGTCCGCGGGCCGCGACGAGGCATCGGACGAGCGTCGGCGGGCCTTCGCCCGCAACCACAGCTGGGATGCGCGGGCCCTGACGGTCCTGGAGACCCTCGGCCTCGCCGCACCGCCGCACCACAGAAACGGATCGGAGGCGGCACCGTGA
- a CDS encoding glycosyltransferase, which yields MLDHVLLTRFNLPSPGYEESVRTRDGWLETRVGLFERYCLPSVRAQECREFAWVVYFDPESPAWLMERIHGWRDTLTPLFRRAVRPDELLADVREASGGAGDRLLTTNLDNDDALAATFVTRVQDVARRAGSAPTAIYLAEGLIGAGDRVYSRTDPANAFCSVSAPWATATTCWADWHNELGRSMPVALDFGDPAWLQVVHGTNVSNRVHGVLASPAAYAPLFPDLFDHLPEPRLADRALDAALARPLRLARDTCRGLVKRAVVTVAGRAALDRIRYRLRQWGPARGRLRKG from the coding sequence ATGCTCGACCACGTGCTCCTGACCCGCTTCAATCTCCCCTCGCCCGGCTATGAGGAGTCCGTCCGCACACGCGACGGATGGCTCGAGACGCGTGTGGGGCTCTTCGAGCGGTACTGCCTCCCGTCAGTGCGCGCTCAGGAATGCCGGGAGTTCGCATGGGTCGTCTACTTCGATCCCGAGAGCCCCGCGTGGCTGATGGAACGCATCCACGGCTGGCGGGACACACTGACACCGCTCTTCAGACGCGCCGTGCGCCCCGACGAGCTGCTCGCGGACGTTCGCGAGGCCTCCGGCGGTGCCGGCGATCGGCTGCTCACCACGAACCTGGACAACGACGACGCGTTGGCGGCCACCTTTGTGACGAGGGTTCAGGACGTGGCGCGGAGGGCAGGCAGCGCGCCGACCGCGATCTATCTCGCTGAGGGACTCATCGGTGCCGGTGACCGGGTCTACAGCCGGACCGACCCGGCCAACGCGTTCTGCAGCGTGTCGGCTCCCTGGGCGACCGCGACGACCTGCTGGGCCGACTGGCACAACGAGCTCGGCCGAAGCATGCCCGTCGCACTCGACTTCGGCGACCCCGCCTGGCTCCAGGTGGTCCACGGGACCAATGTCAGCAACCGGGTGCACGGCGTCCTCGCCAGCCCCGCGGCGTACGCCCCCCTGTTCCCGGATCTCTTCGATCACCTGCCCGAGCCACGTCTGGCGGACCGTGCGCTCGATGCGGCTCTGGCCCGCCCCCTCCGGCTGGCCCGTGACACGTGCCGTGGACTCGTCAAGCGCGCCGTCGTCACGGTGGCGGGTCGCGCGGCGTTGGACCGCATCCGGTACCGGTTGCGTCAGTGGGGACCCGCTAGGGGGCGTCTCCGGAAGGGGTAG
- a CDS encoding O-antigen ligase family protein, with protein MSVSPDRTRRPIDATSVLTLFLLMCAVPTSLTFTAIGALGRPVILVALAMFAWWLGHSIQRPFGDQADRQPMRWLLGAFVCAVVVSYAAAMLRGLPGTEVSPADTALLRVGAWCGIFLVAHDGLSTWASLVAVLRRVVLAGTLMAMLGLAQFATKNSLLGWFVVPGMSGDGVGIDQRGGFVRAAGTASHPLEYGVVLCVTLPLAVAFAMADRDRPVVRRWFPAAVIGTASVLSVSRSALIAVAVAMLVLAASWTRRQRIIAGAGGVILLAAVYVAVPGMAGTLLGMFTGASQDPSIASRVNGADVAFAMAGRLPFFGRGFGTLLPTYVYLDNQYLGLLVELGFVGLGAVVVLFATAAVVSWRGRRLVRVPLRAKLGAAIAAGVCSAAVTFTFFDALSFPLSAAFMFLMLGLAGAYWRLSRADAHVPSAQAFNAEPTAASLDPGRN; from the coding sequence ATGAGCGTATCTCCGGACCGCACGCGGCGGCCCATCGATGCCACCAGCGTCCTGACGCTGTTTCTCCTCATGTGCGCGGTGCCGACCTCGCTGACCTTCACCGCCATCGGCGCCCTCGGACGGCCCGTCATCCTTGTCGCGTTGGCGATGTTCGCGTGGTGGCTCGGGCACAGCATCCAGCGTCCCTTCGGCGACCAGGCCGACCGACAGCCGATGCGCTGGCTCCTAGGAGCTTTCGTCTGCGCCGTCGTCGTCAGCTACGCCGCCGCAATGCTTCGGGGACTTCCCGGCACCGAAGTCAGCCCGGCTGATACGGCGCTGCTCCGCGTCGGGGCCTGGTGCGGGATCTTCCTCGTTGCCCACGACGGACTGAGCACGTGGGCCAGCCTTGTTGCCGTGCTGCGTCGGGTCGTGCTCGCAGGCACGCTCATGGCGATGCTGGGCCTCGCGCAGTTCGCCACGAAGAACTCCCTCCTTGGATGGTTCGTCGTTCCCGGGATGAGCGGGGACGGCGTCGGCATCGACCAGCGCGGGGGATTTGTGCGGGCGGCCGGGACTGCGTCCCACCCGCTCGAGTACGGTGTGGTCCTGTGCGTGACCCTCCCGCTGGCGGTGGCATTCGCGATGGCGGACCGGGATCGCCCAGTGGTCCGCCGGTGGTTCCCGGCAGCGGTCATCGGGACGGCGTCGGTGCTGTCGGTCTCGCGCTCCGCCCTGATCGCGGTGGCCGTGGCCATGCTCGTCCTGGCGGCATCGTGGACGCGGCGCCAGAGGATCATCGCGGGCGCGGGTGGGGTCATCCTCCTGGCCGCGGTGTACGTCGCCGTGCCCGGTATGGCGGGGACACTCCTCGGGATGTTCACGGGCGCATCGCAGGACCCGAGCATTGCCTCGAGGGTCAATGGCGCCGATGTCGCCTTCGCGATGGCTGGCCGGCTTCCCTTTTTCGGGCGCGGATTCGGCACACTGCTGCCAACGTACGTGTACCTCGACAACCAGTACCTCGGGCTCCTGGTCGAGCTGGGATTCGTGGGGCTCGGTGCCGTCGTCGTGCTCTTCGCCACGGCCGCCGTGGTGAGCTGGCGCGGACGGCGGCTCGTGCGGGTGCCACTGCGGGCGAAGCTGGGCGCGGCCATCGCGGCCGGCGTCTGCTCGGCAGCCGTGACGTTCACGTTCTTCGACGCGCTCTCGTTCCCGCTGTCCGCGGCGTTCATGTTCCTCATGCTCGGGCTGGCAGGCGCCTACTGGAGACTTTCGAGGGCCGATGCCCACGTCCCGTCGGCGCAGGCCTTCAACGCCGAGCCCACGGCCGCCTCGCTCGATCCAGGGAGGAACTGA